One stretch of Chthoniobacterales bacterium DNA includes these proteins:
- a CDS encoding response regulator, which translates to MISSAPPRKLLVVDDEPLVRQTLSYILQDEYDVTAVGSGAEAIEASMREAFPVVILDLCMEGLSGIETLQRLKKIRESQNIIILTAFESTESAISALNLGAFNYLTKPFERTQLKKVISRGFEIYDQENTRKQDLQQRLMGVHDSFFALLCHEFNTPLNVIMGFSELLAKGVENPEQASWAQHVKESGSHLHDILMEIVDYIAASHLAAAGVEKVFAPSVLLQPMIDALAERNVTVELDDRLSSAARVVGPSDAIFMIVRKLARLASQRSNRIRIATRIEMRDGPNLHVSIVGTGIRRDSIAGRGIDELFQPYNFSQIGGASTAMSLGLELATSRKIAEYAHATIEGNFNPDEELELVMHVPVQVIR; encoded by the coding sequence ATGATTTCCTCGGCCCCTCCTCGCAAGCTGCTCGTGGTGGATGATGAACCGCTCGTGCGGCAGACTCTCAGCTACATCCTTCAGGATGAATACGACGTCACCGCCGTGGGCAGTGGCGCCGAGGCGATCGAAGCGTCGATGCGGGAAGCCTTCCCGGTGGTCATTCTCGACCTTTGCATGGAGGGCCTTTCCGGAATCGAGACCCTTCAGCGGCTGAAGAAGATTCGCGAGAGCCAGAACATCATCATCCTGACGGCCTTCGAAAGCACGGAGTCCGCCATTTCCGCCCTGAATCTGGGGGCGTTCAATTATCTCACGAAGCCGTTCGAGCGGACCCAGCTGAAAAAGGTCATCTCGCGAGGATTCGAGATTTACGATCAGGAGAATACGCGCAAACAGGACCTTCAGCAGCGTCTGATGGGCGTGCACGACAGTTTCTTTGCCCTGCTCTGCCACGAGTTCAACACGCCGTTGAACGTGATCATGGGTTTCTCCGAGTTGCTCGCCAAAGGCGTCGAGAATCCGGAACAGGCCTCGTGGGCGCAGCACGTCAAGGAGTCCGGTTCGCATCTGCATGACATCCTCATGGAGATCGTCGACTACATCGCGGCCTCGCATCTCGCCGCGGCGGGTGTGGAAAAGGTCTTTGCGCCGAGCGTTCTGCTCCAGCCAATGATCGATGCGCTCGCGGAGCGGAACGTGACGGTGGAGCTCGACGACCGCCTCTCCTCGGCCGCCCGCGTTGTCGGACCGTCCGACGCGATTTTCATGATCGTGCGGAAGCTCGCCCGGCTTGCCTCGCAGCGCTCGAACCGGATTCGCATTGCGACCCGCATTGAAATGCGCGATGGGCCGAATCTTCACGTGTCTATTGTCGGCACGGGCATCCGCCGCGATTCCATTGCCGGCCGGGGAATCGATGAACTCTTCCAGCCTTACAATTTTTCGCAGATCGGCGGGGCTTCCACGGCGATGAGTCTGGGCCTCGAGCTGGCGACGAGCCGCAAGATCGCCGAATACGCTCACGCCACCATCGAGGGCAACTTCAATCCGGACGAGGAACTCGAGCTGGTCATGCACGTTCCCGTGCAGGTGATCCGCTGA
- a CDS encoding CheR family methyltransferase: MPHKTEDIEIRLLLEAIFQRYHYDFRGYSLASIKRRLKQARERFGCSSISILQDKVLHEPAIVPELLSFLTVQVSELFRDPTYFQAIREKVIPHLRTYPSLKVWIAGCSSGEELYSFAILFREEGLEEKTMFYATDINPEALRRARAGVYNLDRIRLFTENHQKSGGRSSLSDYYTAAYGSAKFDRTLRTRTVFSDHSLVSDAVFGEIHLISCRNVLIYFDRELQDRAIGLFKDSLIRKGFLGLGSKESLSFSAHTAAFAEFSREEKIYQRRGDQ; the protein is encoded by the coding sequence ATGCCCCACAAGACCGAAGACATCGAGATCCGGCTCCTGCTCGAGGCCATCTTCCAGCGTTATCACTACGACTTTCGTGGGTATTCGCTGGCCTCGATCAAGCGACGCCTGAAGCAGGCCAGGGAACGGTTCGGCTGCTCGAGCATCTCGATCCTTCAGGACAAGGTCCTGCACGAACCCGCCATCGTCCCGGAACTGCTCTCGTTCCTTACCGTGCAGGTGAGCGAACTCTTCCGCGATCCGACCTATTTTCAGGCGATCCGCGAAAAGGTCATCCCGCACCTTCGCACCTATCCGTCGCTGAAGGTCTGGATCGCTGGCTGCAGCAGCGGCGAGGAGCTCTACTCCTTCGCCATTCTCTTCCGCGAGGAAGGCCTCGAGGAAAAGACGATGTTCTACGCCACCGACATCAATCCCGAGGCTCTTCGCAGGGCCCGGGCCGGCGTTTACAACCTCGATCGCATCCGTCTCTTTACCGAAAACCACCAAAAATCCGGCGGCCGATCCTCGCTCTCCGACTACTACACCGCCGCCTACGGCAGCGCGAAATTCGACCGCACCCTGCGCACCCGCACCGTCTTTTCCGACCACAGCCTCGTCAGCGACGCCGTCTTCGGCGAGATCCACCTCATCTCCTGTCGGAACGTGCTCATCTACTTCGACCGAGAGCTTCAGGACCGCGCCATCGGCCTGTTCAAGGACTCGCTCATCCGCAAGGGCTTCCTGGGCCTTGGCTCGAAGGAAAGCCTCAGCTTCTCGGCGCACACCGCCGCGTTTGCGGAGTTCTCGCGCGAAGAAAAAATCTACCAGAGGCGCGGCGACCAATGA
- a CDS encoding response regulator, which produces MGRKGVLLVDDEAMALKYFSRAFAPRFTVFSAASTEEALRLLERHHEEIGVIVTDQRMPESTGVDLLKLVRKQYPHTVRILTTAYSELDLLIEAINTGAIYSFVSKPWQLNDLEETLVRALDHYESQISDHRLLEQKLDDLRAKILENRTYDVALIAAKIGHYVHNALCPVTLLIDQLLDERETRAPLSNEFLRSVNAHIHEIANTLKDLAQISMPPNAADFCSLNLAELLANSIANSEILRKEKGLRLEVEVADGAPTVFGVPMHMEKLFRFMIAEEVVSLPSDSLVKVRIQPHRGDDEPLGVTVEFEDFAPISSNTTPDSLLHPFNLRGGNPREFGVFLASSYFIARHHGGTLSARVKEDMGLVFTFFLPSQPQSSGDANEELVRVLFNSAPS; this is translated from the coding sequence ATGGGACGAAAAGGTGTGCTTCTGGTGGACGACGAGGCCATGGCTTTGAAGTATTTTTCCAGGGCCTTTGCTCCACGATTCACCGTGTTTTCCGCGGCTTCCACGGAGGAAGCGCTGCGGTTACTGGAACGTCATCACGAGGAAATCGGGGTGATCGTTACCGACCAGCGCATGCCGGAATCCACGGGTGTCGACCTGTTGAAGCTCGTCCGGAAGCAATATCCGCATACCGTTCGCATTCTGACGACGGCCTATTCCGAGCTCGATCTCCTCATCGAGGCGATCAACACAGGCGCGATTTACTCGTTCGTCTCGAAGCCCTGGCAGCTGAACGACCTCGAGGAGACGCTCGTTCGCGCGCTCGATCACTACGAGAGCCAGATCAGTGATCACCGTCTCCTCGAGCAAAAGCTCGACGACCTGCGGGCCAAGATCCTCGAAAATCGCACTTACGACGTCGCGCTGATCGCGGCGAAGATCGGGCATTACGTTCACAACGCTCTCTGCCCGGTCACCCTGCTTATCGACCAGCTCCTCGACGAACGCGAGACTCGCGCACCGCTGTCCAATGAGTTTCTGCGCAGCGTGAATGCGCACATTCACGAGATCGCGAACACCTTGAAGGACCTCGCCCAGATCAGCATGCCGCCTAATGCCGCGGATTTTTGTTCGCTGAATCTGGCGGAGCTTCTCGCGAACTCGATCGCGAACTCGGAAATCCTGCGCAAGGAAAAGGGGTTGCGCCTCGAAGTCGAGGTTGCGGACGGCGCCCCGACGGTGTTCGGCGTGCCAATGCACATGGAAAAGCTCTTCCGGTTCATGATCGCCGAGGAAGTTGTGTCCCTTCCGAGCGACAGCCTCGTGAAGGTTCGCATCCAGCCGCATCGTGGTGACGACGAGCCGCTGGGCGTGACGGTCGAATTCGAGGACTTTGCGCCGATTTCCTCGAACACCACGCCGGACAGCCTGCTGCATCCCTTCAACCTGCGGGGTGGGAATCCCCGTGAATTCGGGGTCTTTCTGGCATCGAGCTATTTCATCGCCCGACATCACGGCGGCACGCTGAGTGCCCGGGTTAAGGAGGATATGGGCCTGGTTTTCACATTTTTTCTTCCGAGCCAGCCGCAATCCTCTGGCGACGCGAACGAAGAATTGGTAAGAGTTCTCTTCAATTCCGCACCGTCTTAA
- a CDS encoding response regulator, translated as MSSPETDPVYFLLVDDLEGNLLSLEGLLRRDGLVLLKASSGTEALELLLRYDVALAILDVQMPGMDGFELAELMRGTERTRRVPIIFLTAGSADRQRRFRGYEAGAVDFLHKPIEPDILRSKADVFFELYLQRRQLARQRDTLAQADKRKDEFLAVLAHELRNPLTPIRYGLDMMQLAPGRPVPEDIRAMMDRQLVHLVRLIDDLLDVSRIGRGKIDLRRTHVTLQSMLQAAMEASRPLVESKRHVLNRDIPESELWLNADSTRIAQVVSNLLNNAAKYTAEGGTIALSAREVDGQAVVSVTDNGVGIPARMLPEIFDLFTQVENRGELSKGGLGIGLALARQLVELHGGTIEGHSAGENQGSTFTVRLPLEKGAQSPAPTTSPAKIDPAAPLRVLVVDDNVSSAETTRQILSMVGHEVALAHDGPTAIDLAREFDPAVILLDIGMPGMSGYDVCRELRQDPAFARTLMIAQTGWGQERDRQRTRDAGFDHHLTKPVNFQELSALLSKAPARAL; from the coding sequence ATGAGCAGTCCTGAAACCGATCCGGTCTACTTCCTCCTGGTCGACGACCTCGAGGGGAACCTCCTTTCGCTGGAGGGCCTCCTGCGACGCGATGGCCTCGTCCTGCTGAAGGCCAGCTCCGGGACAGAAGCTCTCGAGCTCCTGCTCCGCTACGACGTCGCCCTCGCCATTCTCGATGTCCAGATGCCCGGCATGGATGGCTTCGAGCTTGCCGAACTTATGCGCGGCACCGAGCGCACCCGCCGCGTGCCCATCATCTTTCTCACCGCCGGCAGCGCCGACCGGCAGCGCCGTTTCCGCGGCTACGAGGCCGGCGCCGTCGACTTCCTCCACAAGCCAATCGAGCCCGACATTCTCCGCAGCAAGGCCGATGTCTTCTTCGAGCTCTATCTCCAGCGGCGCCAGCTCGCGCGCCAGCGAGACACCCTCGCGCAGGCCGACAAACGCAAGGACGAATTCCTCGCCGTGCTGGCCCACGAGCTTCGCAATCCCCTCACGCCGATCCGCTACGGCCTCGACATGATGCAGCTCGCACCCGGTCGTCCCGTGCCCGAGGACATCCGGGCCATGATGGATCGCCAGCTCGTTCATCTCGTTCGCCTCATCGACGACCTGCTCGACGTCTCGCGCATCGGTCGCGGCAAGATCGACCTCCGCCGCACCCACGTCACGCTGCAATCGATGCTGCAGGCCGCGATGGAGGCCAGCCGTCCCCTCGTCGAATCCAAACGCCACGTCCTGAATCGTGACATTCCCGAGTCCGAACTCTGGCTGAACGCCGACTCCACGCGCATCGCCCAGGTTGTCAGCAATCTCCTCAACAACGCCGCCAAATACACCGCCGAGGGCGGCACGATCGCGCTCTCAGCCCGTGAAGTCGATGGCCAGGCGGTCGTTTCGGTGACGGACAACGGCGTCGGCATCCCGGCCAGGATGCTGCCCGAGATTTTCGACCTCTTCACGCAGGTCGAAAACCGCGGCGAGCTTTCCAAGGGGGGACTCGGGATCGGCCTCGCCCTCGCCCGCCAGCTCGTCGAACTGCACGGCGGCACCATCGAAGGCCACAGCGCCGGCGAGAATCAGGGAAGCACCTTCACCGTTCGGCTGCCCCTCGAGAAGGGCGCGCAATCTCCCGCCCCGACCACGTCACCCGCCAAGATCGACCCGGCGGCTCCCCTCCGCGTTCTCGTCGTGGACGACAACGTCTCCTCGGCAGAAACCACCCGACAAATTCTGTCGATGGTCGGCCACGAAGTCGCTCTCGCCCACGATGGCCCCACCGCCATCGATCTCGCGCGCGAATTCGACCCCGCCGTGATCCTCCTCGATATCGGAATGCCCGGAATGAGCGGCTACGACGTCTGTCGCGAGCTGCGACAGGATCCCGCCTTCGCCCGCACGCTGATGATTGCCCAGACCGGCTGGGGTCAGGAACGCGACCGCCAGCGCACGCGGGATGCGGGTTTCGACCACCACCTCACGAAGCCGGTCAACTTCCAGGAACTCTCCGCCCTGCTCTCGAAGGCGCCCGCCCGGGCTCTTTGA
- a CDS encoding chemotaxis protein CheB — protein MSSPGFEAVAIGGSAGSLKALSQILPALPSSFPLAILLVVHLPPDKPSVLANVLQEKCAVAVREARDKEPILPGTVYLAPPDYHLLVESSRHLSLSYDEPQLFSRPSIDVLFESAADVYGPALLGIVLSGANNDGALGLKTVVAEGGLGLVQSPEGACAPAMPLAALEECREARSLRPEEIATFLRNLCRHEQS, from the coding sequence ATGAGTTCCCCGGGATTCGAGGCCGTTGCCATCGGAGGGTCCGCGGGATCGCTGAAAGCCCTCTCGCAGATCCTTCCCGCGCTGCCATCGAGTTTTCCCCTGGCGATCCTGCTCGTCGTGCATCTCCCGCCCGACAAGCCCAGCGTGCTGGCCAATGTGCTGCAGGAAAAATGCGCCGTGGCCGTCCGCGAGGCGCGGGACAAGGAACCGATCCTGCCCGGCACCGTTTATCTCGCGCCGCCCGACTACCACCTGCTGGTCGAATCGAGTCGCCACCTTTCGCTGTCCTACGACGAGCCGCAGCTCTTCTCGCGGCCGTCGATCGACGTCCTGTTCGAATCCGCGGCCGATGTTTACGGCCCCGCCCTGCTCGGCATCGTCCTGAGCGGGGCCAACAACGACGGCGCCCTTGGCCTGAAGACCGTCGTCGCCGAAGGCGGCCTCGGCCTTGTTCAATCCCCCGAGGGGGCCTGCGCCCCCGCCATGCCCCTCGCCGCTCTGGAGGAATGCCGCGAAGCCCGCAGTCTCCGTCCGGAGGAAATTGCCACATTCCTGAGAAATCTTTGTCGCCATGAGCAGTCCTGA